The sequence AAGGTGGGGTGCTGGCAGCGGTGTTTCAGAAACTCgggttaaataaaaattaagaccaTCACAGAGTGACAAGAAATTGTCAAACAAATATAGAAGTGATCTTGAATATATTGAGTTTGCTTCCATTAAAGCCAGGAAAGTAAAATCATATTAAATTCTTGTTTCAGTATAAATAAACCATAGCTTAAatagaatttaataaaatactaataaatattaatacatattttaatatgcatACCTTAATATCACAtatctaatatttaaaatgttttcataaaaatatttcaaaaataaaaattttaaacatttaatgagACAAATATAATTAAGTAGAAATTTAAAGGCATATATTCCTGTTAGTTTTTGAATATTCCTACTTTTCAGTTGTTCAATACTTACTCCCCCACTTCGGGGCCCATTCATTGAACGACAGCCTGAAAGTCCCAGAGCATCTCCTGGGGCGCACAGCTCCCCCGTCCTCGGGTGGGGACCGCGCTCCGACTCACCCCCAGGGCGTCCCCAACGCCGTCCCGTCGTCCCGTCGCCGCCGCCAAGTTCCCCATTCCCTGAGCTGTCCCTTCATCGCGCCAGAAAGGAGCCCGAATCTGAAAAATCGGCCCCAACTCGCTCTGAGTCTCCGCTTCAAACGCCAGTGTACAcgcattttctttgtaaaaatggcCTCGCTCAAGTTTCTGTGCGAAAAGAAAGCACAACACTcaggggaagcccagaaatgCAACGTTTCGGGGTGGCCTTCACACGAAATGTCTCTGGCGAGGGCTCAGACTGAAGATTTCTAAATGCACTATTAAAGAAGCACCAACCTGGTCTCTGAGCAGCGACGCCTTTCCCCTTTGGCTGCCAAACCCGCTGAAACGAAGTCTCAGAACTCGCAAACTCCCGAATAAAACCGATAAGACGACATCCTCCGCCCTCTTGTGGCCTCCTAGAGAGGCGCTCTCCCAGGACCGGGCGAAGAATAAGAATTCGCTTATTGATTAGTGGTGTCCGCGCGCCCCCTGTTGGCCTTCCAGTGAATCAAGGAAactatccagttcagttcagttcagtccagtccctcagtcgtgtccaactctttgcgactccatgaaccgcagcaggccaggcctccctgtccatcaccagctcccagagtttacccaaactcatgtccattgaattggcgatgccatccaaccatctcattctctcgtcgccttctcctcctgccctcaatctttcccagcatcagggtcttttcaaaggagtcagctcttcccatcaggtggccaaagtattggagtttcagcttcaacgtcagtccttccagtgaacagccaggactgatctcctttaggatggactggttggatctccttgcaggccaagggactctcaagagtcttctccaacaccacagttcaaaagcatcaattctttggcactcagctttctttatagtctgactcacatccttacatgactactggaaaaaccatagccttgactagatgaaactttgttggcgaagtaatgtctctgctttttatatgctgtgtaGTTTgcttataactttccttccaaggagtaagcgtcttttaatttcatggcttgcagtcaccatctgcagtgattttggagccccccaaaatagtcagccactgttcccactgtttccccatctatttcccatgaagtgatgggattggatgccataatcttagttttctgaatgttgaggtttgagtcaactttttcactctcctctttcactttcatcaaaaggctctttagttcttctctttctgccataaggatggtatcatctgcatatctgaggttatttatatttctcccggcaatcttgattccagcttgtgcttcatccagcccagcgtttctcatgatgtactctgcagcctttacgtactccttttcctatttggaaccagtctgttgttccatctccaggtttaactattgcttcctgacctgcatatagatttctcaagaggcaggtcaggtggtctggtattcccatctctttcagaattttccacagtttataaaTTTCCAATAAATTGTGGAAACTCTGTATGGGGAAGATCTATTTGCTAGTGGCAGGAGTCATGCTCTGCTCCATCCCTACTTGTCCTCTTGACAACAAAGAAATCTTCATACATTTGAGACAGATGAAAACGATCCCCTCTCAGTCATGCCTAGAGCACAGACACGACTTCAAGTTTGGAGAAGAGAGAATATCACCTCAATCCAGATGACTCGAGGCACCTGTTATCACCAACTGATGCTCCAGCAGATCTTCAACTTCTTCACCAGGGAGAGCAGCTGAGCTGCTTGGAACAGCGCCCTCCTCAAAAACCACTCCAGCCTGGGTCAGAGCTTGGAACGGCTGGAAGAAGTAACTCCGGATTGTCCCGATTTGGGAATTGCTGTCCAGAAGTATTTCCAAGGAATCCATCTCTACTTGAAGGGAAAGGAATACAGCCCCTGTGCCTGGGAGGTTGTCAGAGTGGAAATTGAAAAGTGCCTTTCCCTCATGTAAGAATCTTCAAGAAAAGTCaacagataaaatgaaaattatacttGTGACACTCTCCACTCAATCAGACTGTTGTTTGCTTAAGCCTCCAAAGTGATCATCTGTTTGCTTACAAGGTGAAAAATGGctgaaatgaaaatcacaattttacaaaaatatttagacAGAATAACACAATCTCTTTTCTTTAATAAGCAATTAtataacataatggaaaagatatttttatgtgtttgggGGTATTTGCTAttttcaacatatgaaatttattttttttatggaaaAGTTTTTAAGAGAGTATGTTGTTAAAGGTATTTGTCATTTAACCTAATGCTTAGCCTCTGTAACAGGTAAAAGCAAAATGTCAGGAATTTTATTCTAATGgacactttcctttcctttttgaagAGCACAATGCAGGCCTTCTTGATCAGGTGAATTTTCTAGCTTGCTCTCCTCCAAAGTGTGAGTTGAAGATATGGATCcacttgatttgcattttttccatCATCAACATGTGACTCCGAATTTCTCTGTAGCACTTGAGTCTATTCTCCttgaaggcaaagagaaaagtctGGTGGATCACATGGGATGCTTCCAAGGACCAGGGCTAGATGGAGTAATAGCACTTCTCACATTACATGGCCTGGACTTATCCTCATGAGAGTCTTATTGCAAGGAAGTTGGGAAATAATTGGATGATTAAGAGAGGAGAAGACAAATTCTGTGCACAAgaccattttttcatttttgcactATTTGTCCTAATGGAGCTCTGGGTGGGGTTGCAAGGGGAAAGCCAATGTTCTTCACAGTTTCAGCTTGGGAAGATGACAGAGCTGTCACTCAGAGTTCACAGCGTCATAGACTATTTGAAAGAAGCATTCAGGTTGACTCCCAAAGACATAGGCTAATGAGGAAAACATCTACAAGTGTAGACAAAGTGTTTCCTTATTACCTGAGGGAGACAACGAAAGAATGATCAGGCAGCTCCTTGCAAGTACTTGAGAATCGCTGAACTAAAAGTGGACAGTGAGTCTTCCACTCACCACACCTTCCAAATATTGAAAACATGAACTTgaataaaatattccaaaaatgaTCTGTAGAAAAATGCCTCTCAGAATATTCCACTATAACTTCCCTTGTAGAACCGTGAAGAATCTTAaagtatttttagatttttatcttCTCACATCCTATCTATCTAATAGATGTTGGTGTTACCCTTTCTCCTATCACTGCCATCATTGTGAATTAATGTTACATAAATATGGATTGAGCTCAAGCAATGATAGGGCTCAGACTAGATGTCTAGGAAATGGGGTTGAGTTGGATGTGCCTCTCCCTTTAGCTATTTTACAGACTCCTGAGAGGTATTCTGAGGATACAATAGATCAGGCCAGGTCTCACTATTCGGGCTTCTTCAACAAAATAGCATAGACTGGGTAGTTTGTAAAGAGCAAACGTATTGCTCACAGTTCTAGAGTCTGGAATTCTAAGATCTGGGTGTCAGCTTGGCCCAGTtctggtgagagcctgcttcAGGTCTCACACTGTAGAGTTCTTTCTTGTATAATCACAGGACCGGAGAGTGAGGGTTTTATAGCCACATCTTTTATAAGGGCAGTAATTCCATTCTTGAGACCTCCATACTCATGCCCTAATCACATCCCTAAGGGTTCGTCACCTGATACCATCACtctggggattagggcttcaagaTAAGAATTTTGTGGGGACTGAAACTTTGAGACCAGAAAGGTCACTGAAGGCTACATACTCGATATCTGGAAGAGAGGACACAGTCATGCTGAGTAAATAAAGGAGAACGAGCAGTTTCTCATTTCTCGGTTTCTGCCAAAGGAGCAGGCAAAGGACTCAGAATACAAACTCTGCTTTTGAACCTGAAGTAAGAGTTTAATTCTCATATGCCAAATTTTGGAAATCAGACTGGGATGGAGCCCACCATCCCATGGAGGGGAATGAAGATACAGGATGAAAATGGCCATTCCTCATTCTTTGTGAGGAATCTCCAAAGACTATCAGGATACAAGTAGTAATTGCCATATTAGTAAAGATACACCAAACAGTAACGTGGTAAATTGTCTGGTTGCTGTTACTGTGAATCAGGGAGAGTTTGTGTTCAGATACCCGGCTCTGTAGGTGACACCAGGCTGTTCTTTTCTATCATGACCTAGTAGAGGACAAACTAGAGACAAGGCATCCTCCTGAGTTTActatgcatgtgtgttaagttgcttcagagGTGCCTGacccttagtgaccccatggactgtaacctgcctggcgcctctcttcatgggattctccaggcaagaatactggggtggtttcccatgccctcctccaggggatcttcccgacccagggattgaacccatgaattttatgcattggcaggcgggttcattatgactagcaccacctgggaagcccaggcaaaAGCTGAAAATTGTGCTGCTCTTGCCATTTGAATCCCTAAAGCTATATGTACCTTCAAGGAAAGAGAATCCTAGTGGTTTTGTCAATAAACATAGtaggcattatttttttaaaagaaatttattgatttacttattCATGGCCGTGCTGGTCTTCCTTGCTgctggggcttttctctagttgcagtgagtcgGGGCTATTCTCCGGGTGCAGTGTGCGGGCTCCTCAAtgcggtgtcttctcttgttacagagcacaggtcTAGAGCTCTttggcttcagtggttgcagttCCCCAGCCCTAGAGCACATGGTcgatagttgtggctcatggactcagTTGCTCTGCGGCACCTGGGATCTTCTCAGGTCAGGGATTCGACTGgtgtctcccgcatttcaggcagatgctttaccattgagtcactagggaagacCCTAGTGGGCATTACTGATACCAGTAGGAGTAGAGTAAAAATATTAGCCACTGTCTACTACAATCCTAGCACATATGTTCAAAAGGAAGCAAAATAGCTTGGTCATCTGTAAATACCTTCCAGTGGCAGGAGGaaatctgagaaactgctctAGTGAAAACTACTTGTTGCTCGATTGTACTGGGACTGGTGCCAAACAGACCACAGACAATAAGACGGAGTCAAAGATGGTCACAACCTATTGCCTGAAGTTTGGAACATAGATGCTGAGGCAACAGAAAATTCACTGAAGCAGAACTGAAAGCTAATTCTTCCCATGAAAAACATCAATATTTATCCAGTTCTGAATAAATCACAAAGGTGGTTTCCTTTTGTCTAAAAAGAACAGACTTGGATTGGAACCTTGAATGTCCCTTGCGAAATCTGAAATTTAATGCAACAATACAGAGAAAGATTCAAATGGATGGTGATTCCTAAATCATGCTTTCTACCGGGGATGATATGTTTCCATGTTTGCGgacatttattttttggaatatGAGCAAATCCTGTCATTACAATGATTTGTGGTACTTCAAAGCTAAACCAGATATAACAAAATCTTACGCCTtagtatttatttctgtatttgggCTTTCTAATATATTATGCACAAAGGAAGCATTGAGATTGAgttcaaggaagaaaaacaaatgatgtaCACCAATGGTGGTACAACCTAAGGTGACTTGATGGTTCATTGGAGAACCTTCTCTCCATCAGTTGCGTGATCTCAAAGTCATATTGTGAGAGGTAGACTTCCCATACTTAGGAGCAACCATTGGCTATCTTGTGGAGGTTGTTTGTGTTTGAGTTTCAGTGTGATTTGGACTCTGGAAACtaaatacaaatagaaatttttatttgtaaataaaataaaaaattacattttattatgtaATTCTTCTAGAGTTGTTCAACATATTCATGATTGTGGTGAGtggtaaacagaaaaaaatggtaacaatATCCAGATGAATATCTAGCAGGCAGTGAAGTAACAATTGTTTTTTGATATGAAGCAAAATTAAATGTTAAGTccctaaaataaatatgaaagaaatagtTTTTCAATGATTTTGAACAgctttgaattacttttatgtaTGTCTATACTTtggtattattataaaatatttatctaaatttTACTTGAATATGTAATTTGATAATTTGAATACTGTATTTGAAAATTCCTACTTAtattgtatgcaggtcaggaagcaacagttaggactggacatggaacaacagactggttccaaatgggaaaaggagtatattgtcaccctgcttatttaacttatatgcagagtacatcataagaaacactgggctggaggaagcacaagctggaatcaagattgctgggagaaataacaataacttcatatatgcagatgacaccacccttatggaagaaagtgaagaactaaagagcctcttgatgaaagtgaaagaggagagtgcaaaagttggcttaaagcccaacattcagaaaactaagatcatggcatctggtcccatcacttcatggcagatagatggggaaacagtggctaactttattttcctgggctccaaaatcactgcagatggtgactgaagcaatgaaattaaaagacgcttactctttggaaggaaagttatgaccaacctagacagcgtattaaaaagcagagacattactttgccaacaaaggttcgtctcctaaaggctatggtttttccagtggtcatgtatggatgtgagagttgaactataaagaaagctgagcactaaagaattgatgattttgaactgtggtgttggagaagactcttgagagttccttggattgtaagaggatccaaccagtccatcctaaaggagatcagtcctgggtgttccttgtaggactgatgttgaagctgaaactccaatactttggccacctgatgcgaagagctgactcattggaaaagaccctgatgctgggagaaattgagggcagaagaaggggacaacagaggatgaggtgattggatggcatcaccgacttgagggacatgggtttgggtggactctgggagttggtgatggacagggaggcctggcatgctgcagttcatggggtcgcaaagagtcggacacgactgagtgactgaactgaattgacttatATAAGTAAATATGTTACATTAAAAGTCACTCTGAAAACTTAGttttaaagttaaattaaaattcaataactctcagatttaaattgaagctGAAATTTAACTCTGCACTGAATTTAAAGAGTAAGATTTCCACTCTTTTTCTATGTACAGAGTAGAGACATCCATAGgttacataaatacatacacaatATATCAGTGTTATCAAAATTTCATGAGGTGGGGaggaattaggaaaaaaatatctagAAAGGCTCtgtaggaagaagaaagaagagcaataatgaaaaaaaaaaatgattgagaCATTCTGCCCTAACCCATTTGGacagtacaaaatgaaaagcaaagaaagaagtagaaagtAAGAGGGGACtttcagaaaatggaaaccaTGGGCTCCTATTTAAGACACAGGCCTGAAGGAAGGTCTTCAGAGAACCTAGAGAGCAGGTTCACAGAGTCACCCACCTCCCCAGGCCAGGAGCATCTGCAAGGTCCCGGATGGCCCCAGCCTGGTCCCTACTCCTGGCCCTGCTGCTGCTCAGCTGCAACGCCATCTGCTCTCTGGGCTGCCACCTGCCTCACACCCACAGCCTGGCCAACAGGAGGGTCCTGATGCTCCTGCGACAACTGAGGAgggtctccccttcctcctgcctgcagGACAGGAATGACTTCGCCTTCCCCCAGGAGGCGCTGGGTGGCAGCCAGCTGCAGAAGGCTCAAGCCATCTCTGTGCTCCACGAGGTGACCCAGCACACCTTCCAGCTCTTCAGCACTGAGGGCTCGGCCGCTGCGTGGGACCAGAGCCTCCTGGACAAGCTCCGCACTGCACTGGATCAGCAGCTCACTGACCTGCAAGACTGTCTGAGGCAGGAGCAGGGGCTGCAAGGGGCTCCCCTGCTCAAGGGGGACTCCAGCCTGGCTCTGAGGAAAT is a genomic window of Cervus canadensis isolate Bull #8, Minnesota chromosome 14, ASM1932006v1, whole genome shotgun sequence containing:
- the LOC122453000 gene encoding interferon alpha-1-like: MAPAWSLLLALLLLSCNAICSLGCHLPHTHSLANRRVLMLLRQLRRVSPSSCLQDRNDFAFPQEALGGSQLQKAQAISVLHEVTQHTFQLFSTEGSAAAWDQSLLDKLRTALDQQLTDLQDCLRQEQGLQGAPLLKGDSSLALRKYFHRVTLYVQEKGHSPCAWEVVRAEVMRAFSSSTNLQERFRRKD